The Apis mellifera strain DH4 linkage group LG13, Amel_HAv3.1, whole genome shotgun sequence genome includes a region encoding these proteins:
- the LOC107965400 gene encoding probable cytochrome P450 6a14, with amino-acid sequence MFINLETLCGFVIVLIAFYYYLTINNNFWKNRGIPGPKPTIGFGNMWTVMFGKESFSQLLTTIYNKYKDEPMIGIFFRRRPVLLLKDFDLIKDVLIKDFSKFANRGFLKTNPKVPLTNHLFALEVKRWRPLRNHLSPVFTSGKLKGTFAQILNCSNDLVTHIDTLSKMEDSINMREVAAKFTTDVIGSCVFGIKMNSLSEIENEFRRIGRNIFATNFTNILKIRLLQSTPFLHSLLCKILPDEEMEMFMRITKETMEYREKNNLVRPDFMNILLELKKHPERIADIELTDDLLAAQAYIFFAAGFETSSTTISNALYELALNHDMQDKLREEIKEFEAKNDGEWRYETIKEMQYLGKIFQETLRKYPALSFLSRESIIDDYTFRDTKLTISKGTLVWIPVFPIHHDPNIYPDPEKFDPERFTEDKIKERNLMHYFPFGHGPRNCIGARFAIYQTKIGLIKILRNYKVDVCSKTLIPYKYDPFSFILVPLGGLYLKITRIQD; translated from the exons atgttcatcAATCTGGAAACACTTTGTGGATTCGTAATAGTGCTTAttgcgttttattattatttaacgattaaCAACAATTTCTGGAAAAATCGTGGCATACCTGGACCAAAACCCACCATTGGTTTCGGAAATATGTGGACAGTAATGTTTGGAAAGGAATCGTTTTCACAATTGCTTACTacgatatacaataaatataaggaCGAACCGATGATTGGgatattttttagaagaagGCCTGTCCTGCTCCTCAAAGATTTTGATCTCATCAAAGATGTTttgattaaagatttttccaaattcgcGAATCgaggatttttaaaaacgaatcca AAAGTTCCGTTGACTAACCACCTTTTCGCTCTGGAAGTGAAAAGATGGCGACCGCTGAGGAATCATCTCTCCCCGGTATTTACATCGGGCAAACTGAAAGGAACGTTCGCGCAAATTCTTAACTGCTCCAATGATCTTGTGACTCATATAGACACTTTATCGAAGATGGAAGACTCTATAAACATGCGTGAAGTTGCTGCCAAATTCACCACCGACGTAATCGGAAGCTGCGTCTTTGGGATCAAGATGAATTCATTGTCGGAAATAGAGAATGAATTCCGTCGAATTGGTAGAAACATATTTGCcactaattttacaaatatattgaagatTAGGTTGCTACAAAGCACGCCCTTCCTTCATTCCTTGCTCTGCAAAATATTGCCCGACGAGGAAATGGAAATGTTTATGAGAATTACCAAGGAGACGATGGAATATAGAGAGAAGAACAACCTCGTCAGGCcggattttatgaatatacttCTGGAGCTTAAGAAACACCCCGAAAGGATTGCTGATATTG AATTAACGGATGATCTGTTAGCCGCACAagcatatattttctttgcgGCTGGTTTCGAAACCTCTTCGACGACAATATCCAACGCTCTGTACGAATTAGCTTTGAATCACGATATGCAAGACAAATTGCGAGAAGAAATTAAGGAATTCGAGGCAAAGAATGACGGAGAGTGGAGGTATGAAACCATTAAAGAGATGCAATATctgggaaaaatatttcaag AAACGTTAAGAAAGTATCCAGCATTGTCATTTTTGAGCAGGGAATCAATCATCGACGATTATACATTTCGCGATACTAAATTAACGATTTCCAAAGGTACATTGGTCTGGATACCCGTTTTTCCCATTCATCACGATCCAAATATTTATCCAGACCCAGAAAAGTTTGATCCTGAACGATTTACCGAGGATAAGATAAAGGAAAGGAATCTCATGCACTACTTCCCTTTTGGACACGGGCCAAGAAACTGTATAG GTGCACGTTTTGCAATCtatcaaacaaaaattggTCTGATAAAAATCCTCCGTAATTACAAGGTTGATGTTTGCTCTAAAACATTAATTCCTTATAAATATGATCCATTTTCGTTTATCTTAGTACCGTTAGGCGGcttgtatttgaaaataaccAGGATACaagattga